attggttctttttgctcggtcacggtgcattctgccaaaggctgcaggagcagcagagggGGCgaggctcaatgagtctgtttttttcacacaaccTACTAGTTTCATTTAAgactgtccttacatagtgacagctttagcaaatatgacaaaaagtcacttttatatgagttgcggactgcacctttaaacacaCATTGATGATCTGCTACTTTGGCACTTCACCATGCAGTTATAGCTGAGCCTTCAcagatgtaaacaaaaaaacagagcaTTTGCATTCAGACACAGGAGACaaatttaccttttattattattattgttttattaaatgcTGTGTTTTTCAGAAACCAGATAAGCTCACCACTGGGGCCGGGCATCCTGTAGGAGACAAGCTAAACCTGCAGACTGCAGGGCTACGAGGGCCCTTGCTGGTCCAAGATGTGGTCTTTACCGATGAAATGGCTCATTTCGACCGAGAACGGATCCCGGAGAGAGTCGTTCACGCCAAGGGAGCAGGTGACATTTTAGCAACAATAAAGTTTAGTAAATTTAACATCTTTAAACTTCAAGGCCACACTTTGATTAAATTTAAAACCAATGTGCAGCGTGAAGAGTTAATCAAAGTCAAATTTGTTTGTTGCTCTTCAATCATTATTCTATTAAAGTGTCTCAGCACTAAATGAAAagctttattttcaaaaaaatgttttcttttatttaagtGTTTACTTTAAACTTTGTCCATGTGAGTTTTTACAAGTGAGTTTTATTAAACTTAGCAACAAGCCtgagtaattccagcaagttaatttagtcttattttgaaataatgtattatggtttcattcattcagacacttttttcaggaaatttcaaACTGAAAGTCAACTGATCACTCATAATGATGCATGAAAGATATCaatagatgcctctgaggaggactgacagttggcagttgaaacatgtcaggagatcaaagtcagtttcctgaaaaaagttgtctgaataaatgaaaccttaacaagCCTGAGGTTTTGTGAagggttttttcttcttctgttcatcaaaatgtaaattttccAGGAGACAAATTACTGGTGATGCTTGCCTGAGGCCaagcaattaaataaatgaaaggtgACTTAGATAAAGAAGCACaattataatgtttttaataaaatacattcaagCAAACACTTGATAATGCAAagtagacagaaaaaaaaaatcctaactCTGTTTTAGTCAAATTCATGAAAAAGAGTTGAAGAAAATGTTGTTTCAGGAATTAGCTTAAAAAACAAAGCTAATCTCTGCCAGCTTTGCAGATCCAGGTCATAGAATGCTCACATGCAGAAAAAACTTTTCCACTCTGCAGTGTTTCTTCAGTTGGTCTGAACGTTAAGCTAACACGTTGCCTTTCCTCTAAAAACACAGGAGCCTTTGGCTACTTCGAGGTCACTCATGACATCACTCGCTATTCCAAGGCCAGTGTGTTTGAGCACGTTGGCAAGACGACACCTGTCGCTGTGCGCTTCTCTACAGTGGGTAAGAATGTCCCACATTTAATAACCTGGAgtaaaaaaattttatttaaagccCAGATTATTCTTTGCTTTTGGGATTGATTCTAATCTTTTTTCCTgaattatatactgtacagtagtcccttgttTATCACGGGGGTaatgttctaaaaataacccgcaataggtgGAATCCGCTGTCAGTTGTCAGCtctatttttttacaattattatacatgttttaaggctgtaaaacccctcaccacacactctatacacttttctcagacatgaatgaacatttctctcttgtttaaacactatCAAAGTTTaaacctttgtagattttaacacataaatctgttttcaaacatacagcacttcagagtcacactgctagtgatcagacattgatgccgaacgcattcagagtgtttgttgatgatgacgtcatgtcaacacggacaccagtctgttcacccattcaatcatggaatagaagctgtgtgtgaccacctagaGCTGTATGACCTGTATTATAACCAGaaccagactaggaaggattaggtgtggaggagaatcagtgaggaggtggtagtagcagggaaaagttctctctgtagcactgagctaggatagcattagccgctaatcacactggcttttttcactggtggtttatgtttgtgatgggagaaaaaggagcacagctcctcgcttcagcaggcagtgaaactcaccgagttggatgtgtcgctggtggttGAATGCAGCaatagccaatcaggacgcagaacacaatgcgcaatgctgtaaaaaaaatgcatccaaaattgcactgtaaaaaaatcagcGAAACCGTAAGCGTaaggtgaaccgcgatataACGAGagactactgtatatacaaataATTCAAATTTTGACAGTTTGGGAAATTTTGTCAAATGAATACTTCGCAAAAATGATATAATGTGAGTTAGTGTTGTGTTAAGTGTTAGGTGTGAAAGTATTCAGGTTTGAACAACATTTGACCCGCGGTGGGTGATGTTAGTTTGTGACTTTCTGCCTCTCGATCACAGCTGGAGAATCAGGCTCAGCCGACACCGTGCGAGACCCTCGCGGCTTTGCTGTCAAGTTTTACACTGAGGATGGAAACTGGGACCTGACTGGCAACAACACTCCCATCTTCTTTATTAGGGATGCCATCTTGGTGAGTTGCTGTGATACTGCAGGCTCAAATCAATGTGACACAGAtatattatacattttctggattacgcgtgtgtgttttgttcctaaactgtgttgtttttgtccctgtGGTTTCAGTTCCCGTCCTTCATTCATTCCCAGAAGCGTAATCCACAAACCCACATGAAAGACCCCGACATGGTGTGGGACTTTTGGAGTCTGAGGCCTGAGAGCCTTCATCAGGTACCTGCTCATGAGTCCAATGTTGAGCTGTCACATCTATTGTTCACTTTCTGAcaagaaaatgttatttataaaactagggttttgcatttgttttggtTCAGTGGTAcgaggggtacgcaatggcactacagggggtacttgagggagacaggaaaattaacaaatgaaagcatgaaaaattatttgtttaattttagttaaaaatgatagtcatactgaatattaccagcaactcacaaaacaacaacaaaaacacacaaaataggtgAAAAATGCACTGAatagtaaaaagaacagacgACAACAAAATGGCACACAACatacactaagagagaaaaatacttactactACTAGCAACACCCAGAactacaacaaagacacactaactgacaaaaaaatacacaagatcactacaaaatacacaaaaataacaaacgaCATAAGAAGCAACCAAAcgcaaacaacaccaaaaacacacacactgagagagaataattaaaataataccaacaacacacaaaataaaagcaaaatatactgaataataaaaaagaacagacaaacaacaacaaaatacacaaaatgacaccaaaaacacacaaaacaaaaaacgcaaaatgatgatagaaatgatcttgattagaacatgaactaaaaatacaagagtcagtcttgttCCCATATCAGGAGGGAGGTGACCttaaatgattaaaactatagaaaaataaatctattcagtagccgctaaatactgtttcattccacttatttacaaaattagattattttaaatgtgtgttatcactcattcattccatcattatgctctatagttgattTTTCCgcagaattctgagtaaaaggttgtagttggacaaaaggGGAACTTGAGccagaaaagtttgagaaccactggttttgtgtatttggtgttTTATAAATGTCTCATTGTCCTTTGTCTGGTGTCTCCTGAGCAGGTGTCCTTCCTGTTCAGTGACCGCGGCCTCCCCGATGGCTACCGCCACATGAATGGTTATGGATCACACACCTTCAAACTAGTCAATGCTGATGGAGAGCCAATCTACTGCAAGTTCCACTtcaaggtttgtgtttttaaaatggaaacACAAATCATCCTTTCATGATGTGCGTTTTTCTGCTGTTGTTCTTTATTcctgttttctttgtgtttatttgttgtcgCCTTAGACTGATCAAGGAATAAAGAACATGTCTGTGGAAGAGGCAAACCGCATGGCTTCCGCTAATCCAGATTACGCCATCGGAGACCTGTACAACGCAATCGCTAATGACAACTTCCCGTCATGGACGTTTTACATCCAGGTCATGACCTTCGAGGAGGCGGAGAAGTTTCAGTTCAACCCCTTTGACCTCACCAAGGTATGCTCCTTTATATATACTGTTTATGATATATTGCGATGTATATCGTATcttttagtatcgggatatattgtatcgtgacatgcaaattgtgaatcatattgtatcgtcagattcatggtaaTGCACACCCCTACCCATGTGTAATGTCAGaattttataacattttaatGACCATTCTGCTTATATATTATATCAATAACATGATAtcagtaaataaaaatgtcacctttacatgtacaaaatggtataaaatacagtttatttcatttttttttaaactttcgaGAGCAAacaaatggtaactaactgtaattcaaggaCCAATATCAAAAtgaagtggtatgtttatcaaagtgtcaaattacattacaaacaaaaatctgcttctacaacagattctggtAAGTTCTtacattttatacaaaaaatacatccaTAAAAGAGcccagtttgttttttaaaaataaagtgccATCAATTTCCAGCTAAAATGCTTTGAGGAGTGAGGTattttaacaaggtctgatgtcactgacacctagtgactgtgca
This genomic window from Gouania willdenowi chromosome 6, fGouWil2.1, whole genome shotgun sequence contains:
- the cat gene encoding catalase, whose amino-acid sequence is MADNREKTTDQMKIWMENRGGKKPDKLTTGAGHPVGDKLNLQTAGLRGPLLVQDVVFTDEMAHFDRERIPERVVHAKGAGAFGYFEVTHDITRYSKASVFEHVGKTTPVAVRFSTVAGESGSADTVRDPRGFAVKFYTEDGNWDLTGNNTPIFFIRDAILFPSFIHSQKRNPQTHMKDPDMVWDFWSLRPESLHQVSFLFSDRGLPDGYRHMNGYGSHTFKLVNADGEPIYCKFHFKTDQGIKNMSVEEANRMASANPDYAIGDLYNAIANDNFPSWTFYIQVMTFEEAEKFQFNPFDLTKVWSHKEYPLIPVGKMVLNRNPVNYFAEVEQLAFDPSNMPPGIEASPDKMLQGRLFSYPDTHRHRLGANYLQLPVNCPYRACVANYQRDGPMCMFDNQGGAPNYYPNSFSAPHTQPQFMESKFNVSAEVTRYNSEDEDNVTQVRTFFMEVLNEEERQRLCQNMAGALKGAQLFIQKRMVENLKAVHPDYANGVQSFLNKYSTETQKNKPLHVYSRPGASAVATASKM